The following proteins are co-located in the Lagenorhynchus albirostris chromosome 2, mLagAlb1.1, whole genome shotgun sequence genome:
- the LOC132515711 gene encoding LOW QUALITY PROTEIN: keratin-associated protein 3-3-like (The sequence of the model RefSeq protein was modified relative to this genomic sequence to represent the inferred CDS: substituted 1 base at 1 genomic stop codon) — protein sequence MVSPKANQSPNAMACCASRYCRSVHTGPATTTCSSEKCCRCGVCLPSICPHTVXLPEPTCYDSCPPPCRIPRPCVPACFVLNSSQPTLGLETLSLTTFTQPCCELCIPSCR from the coding sequence ATGGTTTCTCCAAAAGCAAACCAGAGTCCCAATGCCATGGCTTGCTGTGCTTCCCGTTACTGCCGCAGTGTCCACACCGGCCCTGCCACCACCACCTGCTCATCTGAAAAATGCTGCCGATGTGGAGTCTGCCTGCCCAGCATCTGCCCACACACGGTTTAGTTACCGGAGCCAACCTGCTATGACAGCTGTCCCCCACCGTGCCGCATTCCTCGGCCCTGTGTGCCCGCCTGCTTCGTGCTCAACTCATCCCAGCCTACCCTAGGCCTGGAGACCCTCAGCCTCACAACCTTCACTCAGCCCTGCTGTGAGCTCTGCATCCCCAGCTGCCGCTGA